The window GGCAACCCGGACGGCAAGCCCGCGCTCGTCGTCCACGGCGGTCCTGGGTCGGGGTGCGGCGCGCACACCCGGCAGTACTTCGACCCGGACCGTTACCGGGTCGTCCTCTTCGACCAGCGGGGCTGCGGCCGGTCGACCCCGCACGCGAGTGACCCGGCCGCCGACATGCGGCACAACACCACCGCCCACCTCATCGCCGACATGGAGCGGCTGCGTGTCCGTCTCGGGATCGAGAAGTGGCTGCTGTACGGGGGGTCCTGGGGGTCGACGCTGATCCTGGCGTACGCCGAGGAGCATCCGGAGCGGGTCTCCGAGATCGTGATCCCGGCCGTCACGACGACCCGGCGCAGTGAGATCGACTGGCTGTACCGGGGCGTCGGGAAGATCTTTCCGGAGGCGTGGGACCTGTTCCGGGCGGGCGTCCCGGAGGCGGCCGGGGACGGCGACCTGGTGGCCGCGTACGCCCGGCGGATGGAGAGCCCGGACGCTGCGGTGCGGGCGAGGGCCACGGCCGACTGGTGCGCCTGGGAGGACGCGGTGCTCTCCCAGGAGACGTACTCGGGACCGCCCCCCTACAGCGGCCGGCCGGGCAGCGCGCGGCAGGCGCTGGTACGGATCTGCTCGCACTACTTCTCCCACGGCGCCTGGCTGGAGGAGGGGCAGCTGATCCGGAACGCCGGGCGGCTGGCGGGGATCCCGGGTGTGCTGGTGCACGGCCGGTTCGACCTCGGCGGCCCGCTGATCACCGCGTGGGAGTTGGTGAAGGCATGGCCGGACGCGGAGCTGACCGTGATCGACGGGGCGGGGCATCTGGGCGGGCCGGCGACCACCCGCGCGGTCCTGGAGGCGCTGGACCGGTTCGCCGCGCAGTAGAGGACGGGGGTCGGCGCAACGCCGGGGGCGGTCCCGTCGGCCGGATGGAGCAATGGCATGCTGTGCAGCCCGCCGCAGTGCGGTGGATCTTGCTCCTCTCGTCGGAATTCCCGTGGCGTTCCCCCAACGTGCCCCCGAGCCGACGGAACCTGACTGTCCCACCACTCTCTTCACAAGGGATACGACTTGAGATCGCGGCGAAGACTCTGGGCCACGGCTGCTGTTGCAACGACGGCGGTGGCCGGTGTCCTGGTGTTCCAGGGCATGACCGGAAATTCCGACGACAGTGCCGACAGCAAGGCGGGTCCGGTCCGGGCCGAGGTACGCGAGGCGGCGCTGAAGGTGTCCGCCGACGGCAGTTCCGCGACTCTCGGCCGGCGGGACACCGCTCCGTTCAGCATGCTGGGGGTCACCTGGACCGACCCGGCGGCCAAGGTGTCCGGATCCGTCGAGGTACGGACCCGGTCCGCCGCCGACGGGAACTGGACGTCCTGGACGCCGCTGGAGACCGACAACGACGGCCGTACGGAGACGGGCCGCTCCGGTGTCCGCGGGTCCACCGAACCGCGGTGGGTCGGCCCGTCCAACGGCGTCGAGGTACGCGTGACCGCGGGCGCCAAGGTCTCCGCGAAGCTGCCCGCCGGGCTGCAGCTGGACACCGTCGACCCCGGCAAGGGCTCGTCGCTGCACGCGGCCCCGGCCGCCTTCGTCGCCGAAACCGATATCCCGGCCGACCCGTCGTCGTCCGACTCCCCCTCGGCCGATCCGACGGCCACCTCTGAACCGACCCCAACGGTCACGGAGTCCGACACCGCCCCGGCATCCGAGGCGCCGACCGTGACACCTTCCGAGACGGCGACGGACAGCCCCTCGCCCACGGCGAGCGACAGCTCCTCGCCGACCGCGAGCACCTCGCCGTCCGCATCGCTGGCGCCCGCACCGCCGTCGACCGTGCCCAAGCCGCCCATCACCTCGCGTGCAGGCTGGGGCGCTGACGAGTCGATCAGCCCGGAGGCGCCGGAGTACAACGACACGGTCAAGGCCGTCTTCGTCCACCACACCGCGGGGACCAACGACTACTCCTGCGCCGACTCCGCGGCGATCGTGCGCAGCGTGTACGCGTACCACGTCCAGAGCGAGCACTGGAAGGACATCGGCTACAACTTCCTGGTCGACAAGTGCGGGACGATCTTCGAGGGCCGCAAGGGCGGCGTGGACCGGCCGGTCCTCGGCGCACACACCTACGGCTTCAACCGGGAGTCGACCGGTATCTCCGTCCTCGGCACCTACACGGATGCGGCCGCCCCCGGCGCGGTGACCGCCTCGGTGGCCCGGATCGCCGCGTGGAAGCTCGGCCAGTACAAGGGCGACCCGGCGGGCAGCACCATGCTCACCGCGGGCGCCAACGGGTCCAACGGCTTCGGGAAGACCTTCACCGCCGGTACGCAGTACTCCTTCAAGCAGATCTCCGGCCACCGCGACGGCTTCAACACCGAGTGCCCCGGCACCAAGCTGTACGGCCAGCTGCCGACCATCCGCAGTTACGCGGCCGGGCCCGTCACCGGACTCACCGTCAAGTCGATGACCGGTGCCACGCTGTCCGGGACGTCGTACTACACCAGGTCCGCGATCACGGTCGGCTGGTCGGCGAGCACGCCGAGCGCCTTCATCTCCAAGTACGAGCTGCTGGTCGACGGCAAGAGCGTCGCCACCACCGTTGGCACCGCGACTTCGGCGAAGGCCACCCTCGGTGCCGGCACCCACAAGATCCAGGTCCGCGCCACGCACCAGTCGGGGAAGACGGCCACGTCCGCGGTCGCGACCGTGATCGCCGATCAGACGGCTCCCACGTTCACCACCAAGCCGAACCTCGCGCTGCGCACCGGCACGGTGAACACCACCGCCGTCCCGCTCACCCTGAAGTGGAAGGCGACCGACGCCGCGTCCCTGAAGGAGGTCCGGCTGACCGCCCCGGTCGCCAAGACCTACGGGCCGGCCACCACGAGCGCCTCGCACACCGCCAAATCCGGTGTGTCGACCGCCTGGTCCATGACCGCCTACGACCTGGCGGGCAACACCGCGGCCACCTCCGTCTCCGGCACCCCGGTCATCCTCCAGGAGACCTCGGCCACGAAGACCGGCACCTGGACGACGAAGTCGTCGTCCAGTTATCTCGGCGGCAAGTCGTACTCCAGCTCGTCCAAGAGCGCGAGCCTGACCTGGACGTTCACCGGCAGGTCGGCCGCCTGGGTGGTCTCGCGCGCCAGTACGTCCGGCCAGGCGTACGTCTATGTCGACGGCACGAAGGTGGCCACGGTCGACCTGAAGTCGTCCACCACCAAGTACCGAGACGCGCTGTGGACGAAGAGCTGGTCCACGAGCGCCAAGCACACGGTCAAGATCGTCGTCGTCGCCACCTCGGGACGGCCGACGATCACCACCGACGGCCTGGTCTACCTCAAGTAGCCGCCACGCCCGACGACCTGAGCCCGGCTCCGCGCGCTTGTGCCGCAGAGCCGGGCTCAGTTGTTCACAGCGAAGTACCCCTGCTCACCAGGCGAAGGCCTCCGGCGACGGGCCGGGGCCCGGGAAGATCTCGTCCAGGGCGGCCAGCACCTCGTCCGACAGCTCCAGGTCCACGGCGCGCACCGCCGAGTCCAGCTGCTCACGCGTACGCGGGCCGGAGATCGGGCCCGTCACGCCCGGACGGGTCAGCAGCCAGGCCAGGCCCACCTCGCCGGGCTCCAGGCCGTGCTTCTCCAGCAGGTCCTCGTACGCCTGGATCTGCGCGCGCACCGTGGTGTTGGCGAGCGCGTCCCCGGACCGGCCGGACGCCGAACGGGCCGCGCCGCCCTCGCGCTCCTTGCGGATCACACCGCCGAGCAGTCCGCCGTGCAGCGGGGACCACGGGATGACACCGAGGCCGTACTCCTGCGCGGCCGGGATGACCTCCATCTCGGCGCGGCGTTCGGCGAGGTTGTAGAGGCACTGCTCGCTGACCAGGCCGTACGAGCCGAGGCGCTTCGCGGTCTCGTTGGTCTGGGCGATCTTCCAGCCGGCGAAGTTGGACGAGCCCGCGTAGAGGATCTTGCCCTGCTGGATCAGGACGTCGATGGCCTGCCAGATCTCCTCGACCGGGGTGGCGCGGTCGATGTGGTGGAACTGGTACAGGTCGATGTGGTCCGTCTGCAGCCGCTTGAGGCTGGCGTCGACGGCGCGCCGGATGTTGAGCGCGGAGAGCTTGTGGTGGTTGGGCCAGGCGTCGCCTTCCGCGGCCATGTTCCCGTACACCTTGGTGGCGAGTACGACCTTGTCGCGGCGTTCCCCGCCCTTGGCGAACCAGGTGCCGAGGATCTCCTCCGTGCGGCCCTTGTTCTCGCCCCAGCCGTAGACATTGGCAGTGTCGAAAAAGTTGACGCCCGCGTCCAGCGCGGCGTCCATGATCGCGTGGCTGTCGGCCTCATTGGTCTGCGGACCGAAATTCATGGTGCCGAGGACAAGTCGGCTGACTTCAAGTCCGGTGCGTCCGAGCTGCGTGTACTTCATGGGCACCAAGCCAACGCCTTCGAGTCCGCTCGAAGCAAGGGCTCATCGGGCGGACTCAGCGGGTTTCCAGATGCTTGAGGGTCGTTGTCAGCCAGCTCAGTTCCGCCTCGCTCGCCGCACGGGCGATCGTGAGAACGCCTCGTCGGAACGGGTCGTCGAAGGCCTCAGGGCCGAGGGGGCGCTCGCCCCCGGAGCCGTAGTCGTAGAAGAAACTGCTCGGCTCCTGCAGGAACGTCAGCCTGCGCCGCAGTACGTCCGCCTGCTCGGCGGGGGCCTGCAGGTGGCGGAGGAAGGCGAGGACGGTGAACCAGCGGTTCTCGTCGCTGATGTCCACATCGTCGGCCTCGCGCAGCCGGCGGCGCAGCTCCTCGCGCCCGTCGTCGGTCAGGGTCAGCGTGTGGCGGGGGGCGGCCCTGCTGCCGGGCTCGGTCCGGCGGCCGAGCCACCCGGCGCGCTCCAGGCGCTTGATCGCCGGGTACAGCGTGCCGTCCGCGATCGGGCGGACATGGCCGGTGAGGTGGGCGACGCGTCGCTTCAACTCGTAGCCGTGCAACGGCTGCTCGTACAGAAATCCCAGGATGGCCAGTTCCAGCACCCGAGCATCCTCCCCTCTCGCTTCATACATCGACACCGATATATGGTCTCGCCGATGGTTTCATGGCCGGAGGGGAGCGGGAGACATGCAGAACGCACAGGTGACTGCGGACGGTGCGCGCATCCGGTGGGTGGAGATCCCCGGCAGCGACGGACGGACCCGCGTCTATCTGCATGGGCTCGGCGCCTCGTCCGGTCCGTACTTCACCGCGAGCGCCGTCCATCCACTCCTCGCCGGCAGCCGTTCGCTGCTCATGGACATGCTCGGCTTCGGCATCAGTGACCGGCCCACGGACTTCGACTACACGCTCGAAGCGCACGCCGACGCGATCGCCGTCGCGCTCAGGGCCGCCGATGCGTACGCCTCGGACGTCGTCGCACACAGCATGGGCGGTTCGGTGGCCATCGTGCTCGCGGCACGCCACCCGGAGCTGGTGGCGCGGCTCGTCCTGATCGACGCCAACCTCGACCCGGTCGCGCCCGATCGGCAACGGCCCGGCAGCAGCGGCATCGCCTCGTACACGGAGGCGGAGTTCCTCGATCAGGGCATGGCCGAGGTGCGCGACCGGGTGGGACCCCACTGGTGGTCGACGATGCGGCTCTCGGGCTCGGAGGCGCTGCACCGCAGCGCCGTGCACCTCGCGCGCGGGACGACGCCCACGATGCGCGAGCAGCTGCTGGAGCTGAAGATTCCGCGCACTTACCTTCGGCCCGAGAGCGACGGGCCGCTGCCCGACGAGGACGGTCTGGTCGAGGGCGGGGTGCGGGTCGTGCCGGTCCCGGGGTGCGAGCACAACATCATGCTGGACAACCCCGAGGCGTTCGCGAAGGAGACGGCCCTGGCCCTGGGGCTCGGCTGAGCCGGTGTCGGTGCCTCAGCCTCCGACTGCGGCTGTCACGGCGACAACGGCGAACATCAGTACGAGCACGGCGGCCATGATGCGGTTTCTGGTCTTCGGGTCCACCCGTCGAGCGTAACCGCACCGCTCAGTGCCCCAGCGGCCAGGAGGCCACCACCTCGTACCGAGGCCGCTCCCCCGGCACCCCGGCAACCGGCAGATTGCTGCGTACGAGAGCGACCTCGCCGACCTCCCACGGTGTGCCCTCGAAGGTGTCCAGGGCCTCCAGATAGGGGTGCAGGTCGGTCTCGGAGCGGCTGCGGGCGAGGGTGAGGTGCGGGGTGTAGCGGCGGTGCTCGTCCATCGCGA is drawn from Streptomyces sp. NBC_01717 and contains these coding sequences:
- a CDS encoding alpha/beta fold hydrolase; translation: MQNAQVTADGARIRWVEIPGSDGRTRVYLHGLGASSGPYFTASAVHPLLAGSRSLLMDMLGFGISDRPTDFDYTLEAHADAIAVALRAADAYASDVVAHSMGGSVAIVLAARHPELVARLVLIDANLDPVAPDRQRPGSSGIASYTEAEFLDQGMAEVRDRVGPHWWSTMRLSGSEALHRSAVHLARGTTPTMREQLLELKIPRTYLRPESDGPLPDEDGLVEGGVRVVPVPGCEHNIMLDNPEAFAKETALALGLG
- the pip gene encoding prolyl aminopeptidase, whose amino-acid sequence is MDREPGEKYPPIEPYDQGMLDVGDGNLVHWEVCGNPDGKPALVVHGGPGSGCGAHTRQYFDPDRYRVVLFDQRGCGRSTPHASDPAADMRHNTTAHLIADMERLRVRLGIEKWLLYGGSWGSTLILAYAEEHPERVSEIVIPAVTTTRRSEIDWLYRGVGKIFPEAWDLFRAGVPEAAGDGDLVAAYARRMESPDAAVRARATADWCAWEDAVLSQETYSGPPPYSGRPGSARQALVRICSHYFSHGAWLEEGQLIRNAGRLAGIPGVLVHGRFDLGGPLITAWELVKAWPDAELTVIDGAGHLGGPATTRAVLEALDRFAAQ
- a CDS encoding PadR family transcriptional regulator; its protein translation is MYEARGEDARVLELAILGFLYEQPLHGYELKRRVAHLTGHVRPIADGTLYPAIKRLERAGWLGRRTEPGSRAAPRHTLTLTDDGREELRRRLREADDVDISDENRWFTVLAFLRHLQAPAEQADVLRRRLTFLQEPSSFFYDYGSGGERPLGPEAFDDPFRRGVLTIARAASEAELSWLTTTLKHLETR
- a CDS encoding peptidoglycan recognition protein family protein; the encoded protein is MRSRRRLWATAAVATTAVAGVLVFQGMTGNSDDSADSKAGPVRAEVREAALKVSADGSSATLGRRDTAPFSMLGVTWTDPAAKVSGSVEVRTRSAADGNWTSWTPLETDNDGRTETGRSGVRGSTEPRWVGPSNGVEVRVTAGAKVSAKLPAGLQLDTVDPGKGSSLHAAPAAFVAETDIPADPSSSDSPSADPTATSEPTPTVTESDTAPASEAPTVTPSETATDSPSPTASDSSSPTASTSPSASLAPAPPSTVPKPPITSRAGWGADESISPEAPEYNDTVKAVFVHHTAGTNDYSCADSAAIVRSVYAYHVQSEHWKDIGYNFLVDKCGTIFEGRKGGVDRPVLGAHTYGFNRESTGISVLGTYTDAAAPGAVTASVARIAAWKLGQYKGDPAGSTMLTAGANGSNGFGKTFTAGTQYSFKQISGHRDGFNTECPGTKLYGQLPTIRSYAAGPVTGLTVKSMTGATLSGTSYYTRSAITVGWSASTPSAFISKYELLVDGKSVATTVGTATSAKATLGAGTHKIQVRATHQSGKTATSAVATVIADQTAPTFTTKPNLALRTGTVNTTAVPLTLKWKATDAASLKEVRLTAPVAKTYGPATTSASHTAKSGVSTAWSMTAYDLAGNTAATSVSGTPVILQETSATKTGTWTTKSSSSYLGGKSYSSSSKSASLTWTFTGRSAAWVVSRASTSGQAYVYVDGTKVATVDLKSSTTKYRDALWTKSWSTSAKHTVKIVVVATSGRPTITTDGLVYLK
- a CDS encoding aldo/keto reductase; the encoded protein is MKYTQLGRTGLEVSRLVLGTMNFGPQTNEADSHAIMDAALDAGVNFFDTANVYGWGENKGRTEEILGTWFAKGGERRDKVVLATKVYGNMAAEGDAWPNHHKLSALNIRRAVDASLKRLQTDHIDLYQFHHIDRATPVEEIWQAIDVLIQQGKILYAGSSNFAGWKIAQTNETAKRLGSYGLVSEQCLYNLAERRAEMEVIPAAQEYGLGVIPWSPLHGGLLGGVIRKEREGGAARSASGRSGDALANTTVRAQIQAYEDLLEKHGLEPGEVGLAWLLTRPGVTGPISGPRTREQLDSAVRAVDLELSDEVLAALDEIFPGPGPSPEAFAW